From a single Nissabacter sp. SGAir0207 genomic region:
- a CDS encoding MerR family transcriptional regulator, with product MAVYSIDVVAQLCGVNPVTLRSWQRHGLLNPRRDEGGQRTYTDGDIARAHMILHWVSRGVPLTQMRAVLSGDARQVSQGWQAQQEALLYHLEKHQTAKLRHLVWRYGREVPAENLVNDILRPLRLFLGASRRPALMQQCAMLDVAVIEYASFSMNGARKRAGAPVLLLAWQMKDNLELWLEAMRLVSEGLRVELLPYALAEPELERYEHVEQFFVWSDKPLDAVRQAQYNGWLEQGMAVTLVGGAANTVWLAPANSSVNGPLPTADSVLPEGNDDELADLSASG from the coding sequence ATGGCAGTCTATAGCATTGATGTAGTAGCCCAACTTTGCGGCGTAAACCCGGTGACGTTGCGCTCCTGGCAGCGCCACGGCCTGCTGAACCCCCGGCGTGATGAGGGGGGGCAGCGTACCTATACCGATGGTGACATCGCGCGGGCGCACATGATTTTGCACTGGGTCTCACGCGGCGTGCCGCTGACGCAGATGCGCGCGGTGCTCTCTGGCGATGCCCGGCAGGTTTCCCAAGGCTGGCAGGCGCAGCAAGAGGCGCTGCTCTACCATCTGGAGAAACACCAGACTGCCAAACTGCGCCATCTGGTGTGGCGCTATGGGCGCGAGGTGCCGGCGGAGAATCTGGTCAACGATATCCTGCGGCCCCTGCGGCTGTTCCTCGGTGCCAGCCGCCGGCCAGCGCTGATGCAACAGTGCGCAATGCTGGACGTGGCGGTGATTGAGTACGCCAGCTTCTCGATGAATGGCGCGCGCAAACGCGCTGGCGCACCGGTGCTGCTGCTGGCCTGGCAGATGAAAGACAACCTGGAGCTGTGGCTGGAGGCGATGCGGCTGGTGAGCGAGGGGCTGCGGGTGGAGCTGTTGCCCTATGCGCTGGCGGAGCCGGAGCTGGAGCGCTATGAGCACGTCGAGCAGTTCTTTGTCTGGTCAGACAAACCGCTGGATGCCGTGCGGCAGGCGCAGTACAACGGCTGGCTGGAGCAGGGGATGGCGGTGACGCTGGTGGGCGGCGCGGCCAACACCGTCTGGTTGGCCCCGGCCAACAGTAGCGTAAACGGGCCACTGCCAACCGCGGACAGCGTACTGCCCGAGGGCAATGACGACGAGCTGGCGGACTTAAGCGCCAGCGGCTAG
- the uspA gene encoding universal stress protein UspA produces MAYKHILIAVDLSPESRILVDKAVSMAKPYDAKVSLIHVDVNYSDLYTGLIDVNLGDMQKRISEETHHALKELSLNAGYPIAETLSGSGDLGQVLVDAIKKYDVDLVVCGHHQDFWSKLMSSARQLINTIHIDMLIVPLQDEDDDD; encoded by the coding sequence ATGGCTTACAAACACATTTTGATTGCTGTTGACCTGTCACCGGAGAGTAGGATCCTGGTCGATAAGGCCGTCTCAATGGCAAAACCCTACGATGCCAAAGTCTCCCTCATCCACGTCGATGTTAATTATTCCGATCTCTACACCGGCCTAATCGATGTCAATTTGGGGGATATGCAAAAGCGTATCTCAGAGGAGACCCACCACGCCCTGAAGGAGCTATCCCTCAATGCGGGCTACCCGATTGCCGAGACGCTGAGCGGCAGTGGCGATCTGGGGCAGGTGCTGGTGGATGCGATCAAGAAGTACGACGTGGATTTGGTGGTGTGTGGCCACCATCAGGATTTCTGGAGCAAGCTGATGTCCTCGGCGCGCCAGCTGATCAACACCATCCATATCGACATGCTGATCGTCCCGTTGCAGGATGAGGATGATGACGACTGA
- the uspB gene encoding universal stress protein UspB, with product MISTVALFWALCVVCVINMARYFSSLRALLVVLRGCDPLLYQYVDGSGFFTSHGQPSKQIRLVRYIYSQRYLDHHDPEFIRRCARVRGQFILTSSLCGLVVVSLVAMLIWY from the coding sequence ATGATCAGTACCGTTGCGCTATTCTGGGCTTTATGTGTGGTGTGTGTCATCAATATGGCGCGTTACTTCTCCTCCTTGCGGGCGCTGCTGGTGGTGCTGCGCGGGTGCGATCCGTTGCTTTACCAATATGTCGATGGCAGCGGCTTCTTTACCTCGCACGGCCAGCCCAGCAAGCAGATCCGCTTGGTGCGCTATATCTATTCCCAACGTTATCTTGATCATCACGATCCTGAATTTATCCGCCGCTGCGCGCGGGTGCGAGGGCAATTCATCCTGACCAGCTCCCTGTGCGGGCTGGTGGTGGTCAGCCTGGTGGCGATGCTTATCTGGTATTGA
- the pitA gene encoding inorganic phosphate transporter PitA, producing the protein MLHLFAGLDFHTGLLLVLALLFVLFYEAINGFHDTANAVATVIYTRAMRSQIAVVMAGLFNFLGVILGGLSVAYAIVHLLPTDLLLNVGSAHGLAMVFSMLLAAIIWNLGTWYFGLPASSSHTLIGAIIGIGLTNAIVTDSSVVDALNIPKMVSIFLSLILSPLVGMGLAGALVFVLRRYWSSTKKRRRIHMTPAEREKLDGKKKPPFWTRTALILSAIGVSFSHGANDGQKGIGLIMLVLIGVAPAGFVVNMNATGYDITRTRDAVTHLQQYYQQHPDALPHVAAQTPLVPTPEETLPDTPREFHCDSSRALVAIDRAQTLLTNLPSYSALSVEERSHMRRLLMCVADTADKAAKLPNTSTEDKRFLGNLRNDLLATVEYAPVWIIVAVALALSLGTMFGWKRVATTIGEKIGKKGMTYAQGVSAQMTAAVSIGVASYTGMPVSTTHVLSSAVAGTMIVDGGGVQSKTVKSILLAWVLTLPIAIVLSGTLYWIALKLI; encoded by the coding sequence ATGCTACATCTGTTCGCTGGGCTGGATTTTCATACCGGCCTGTTGTTAGTCCTCGCGCTACTGTTTGTCCTGTTCTACGAAGCCATCAACGGTTTCCACGATACAGCCAACGCAGTGGCCACTGTGATTTACACCCGTGCCATGCGCTCGCAGATTGCGGTCGTGATGGCGGGTCTTTTCAACTTCCTTGGCGTAATACTCGGCGGCCTGAGTGTTGCTTATGCCATCGTCCACCTGCTGCCCACCGATCTGCTGTTGAACGTAGGATCGGCCCACGGCCTGGCAATGGTCTTCTCCATGCTGCTGGCGGCAATTATCTGGAACCTCGGCACCTGGTACTTTGGCCTGCCGGCCTCCAGTTCACACACCCTGATTGGCGCCATTATCGGCATCGGTTTGACCAACGCCATTGTCACGGACAGCTCCGTGGTGGATGCGTTGAACATTCCGAAGATGGTTAGCATTTTCCTGTCGCTGATCCTCTCGCCGTTGGTCGGCATGGGGCTGGCGGGTGCGCTGGTGTTTGTGTTGCGCCGCTATTGGAGCAGCACCAAGAAGCGCCGCCGCATCCACATGACCCCGGCAGAGCGCGAAAAGCTCGACGGCAAAAAGAAGCCGCCGTTCTGGACGCGTACCGCCTTGATCCTCTCCGCCATCGGCGTCAGCTTCTCGCATGGCGCCAACGACGGGCAGAAGGGCATTGGCCTGATCATGCTGGTGCTGATTGGTGTCGCCCCGGCGGGCTTCGTGGTCAACATGAATGCCACCGGCTATGACATCACCCGCACCCGCGACGCGGTGACGCATTTGCAGCAGTACTACCAGCAGCACCCGGATGCCCTGCCGCACGTTGCCGCGCAGACGCCGCTGGTGCCGACGCCGGAAGAGACGCTGCCGGACACGCCGCGTGAGTTCCACTGCGACAGCAGCCGGGCGCTGGTGGCGATTGACCGTGCGCAGACGCTGCTGACCAACCTGCCGAGCTACAGCGCGCTGTCGGTGGAGGAGCGCAGCCATATGCGCCGCCTGCTGATGTGCGTGGCGGATACTGCTGACAAGGCGGCCAAGCTGCCGAACACCAGCACCGAGGATAAACGCTTCCTTGGCAACCTGCGCAATGACCTGCTGGCGACCGTCGAGTACGCGCCGGTCTGGATCATCGTCGCGGTGGCGCTGGCGCTCTCGCTGGGCACCATGTTCGGCTGGAAGCGCGTGGCGACCACCATCGGTGAGAAGATTGGCAAGAAGGGTATGACCTATGCCCAGGGCGTCTCTGCGCAGATGACCGCTGCCGTCTCCATCGGCGTGGCCAGCTACACCGGTATGCCGGTCTCCACCACCCATGTGCTCTCCTCCGCGGTAGCGGGCACCATGATTGTGGATGGCGGCGGCGTGCAGAGCAAAACCGTGAAGAGCATCTTGCTGGCGTGGGTGCTGACCCTGCCGATCGCGATTGTGCTCTCCGGTACGCTCTACTGGATTGCGCTGAAGCTGATCTGA
- a CDS encoding NAD(P)/FAD-dependent oxidoreductase: MEQFDVVVIGAGAAGMFCAALAGQGGRRVLLLDNGKKAGRKILMSGGGRCNFTNMYTEPAAYLSENPHFCKSALARYTQWDFIDLVNRHGIAYHEKTLGQLFCDDSAQQIVDLLLKECEQGQVTLRLRSEVLAVEQGDNGFTLSLNGGQVSAGALVVATGGLSMPGLGATPFGYKLAEQFGLKVLPTRAGLVPFTLHKPLLDHLQTLSGVSVPAVVTAQNGVSFKESILFTHRGLSGPAVLQLSSYWQPGERVSVNLLPGVDLSAHLDAERQAHPNQSLKNTLAQLLPKRLVECLQLLGQLPEATLKQLNAPQQAALVESLQAWQVQPNGTEGYRTAEVTLGGVDTRALSSKTMMANEVPGLYFIGEVMDVTGWLGGYNFQWAWSSAWACAQALIAGR, translated from the coding sequence GTGGAACAGTTTGATGTGGTGGTGATCGGTGCCGGCGCGGCCGGTATGTTTTGTGCCGCGCTGGCGGGACAAGGCGGCCGCCGGGTTCTGCTGCTGGACAATGGCAAGAAGGCGGGGCGCAAGATCCTGATGTCCGGCGGCGGGCGTTGCAACTTCACCAATATGTACACTGAGCCGGCCGCCTACCTGTCAGAGAACCCGCACTTCTGCAAATCGGCGCTGGCGCGCTACACCCAGTGGGATTTCATCGATCTGGTCAACCGCCACGGCATCGCCTACCACGAGAAGACCCTCGGCCAGCTCTTCTGCGACGACTCGGCGCAACAGATTGTCGATCTGCTGCTGAAGGAGTGTGAGCAGGGGCAAGTGACGCTGCGGCTGCGCAGCGAAGTGCTGGCGGTGGAGCAGGGCGACAATGGCTTCACCCTGTCGCTCAACGGCGGGCAGGTCAGCGCTGGCGCGCTGGTGGTGGCGACCGGTGGCCTGTCGATGCCGGGCCTCGGGGCCACGCCGTTCGGCTACAAGCTGGCGGAGCAGTTTGGCCTGAAGGTGTTGCCGACCCGCGCCGGGCTGGTGCCCTTCACCCTGCACAAACCGCTGCTGGATCACCTGCAAACCCTCTCCGGCGTCTCCGTGCCCGCCGTGGTGACGGCGCAAAATGGCGTCTCGTTCAAGGAGAGCATCCTCTTCACCCACCGCGGCCTCTCCGGCCCGGCGGTGCTGCAACTGTCGAGCTACTGGCAGCCGGGCGAAAGGGTGAGCGTCAACCTGCTGCCGGGGGTGGATTTGTCGGCCCACCTCGACGCCGAACGGCAGGCGCACCCGAACCAGAGCCTGAAAAATACTTTGGCGCAGCTGTTGCCAAAGCGGTTGGTGGAGTGCCTGCAACTGCTGGGGCAGTTGCCGGAGGCGACGTTGAAGCAGCTCAATGCACCGCAACAGGCGGCGCTGGTGGAGAGCCTGCAAGCCTGGCAGGTGCAGCCCAACGGCACCGAGGGCTACCGCACCGCCGAGGTGACGCTGGGCGGCGTCGATACCCGCGCGCTCTCCTCCAAAACCATGATGGCGAACGAGGTGCCGGGCCTCTACTTCATTGGCGAAGTGATGGACGTCACCGGCTGGCTTGGCGGCTACAACTTCCAGTGGGCGTGGAGCAGCGCGTGGGCCTGCGCGCAGGCACTGATCGCCGGGCGCTGA
- a CDS encoding LysR family transcriptional regulator, translated as MFSPDRLKGIHVFVSVADGGSFAAAAERLNLTPSAVSKSVARLEARLGKTLFQRTTRTLALTEAGTRYYRTCAAVLAELEAAELALTAEDREPHGRVRIDLPASYGRLHVLPLILAFAQRYPRLQPHISFTDRFVDPVQEDIDIVVRIGGPDAWPAALGHRFFGAQRLVFCASPAYLAQHGTPLSARDLAQHHCVGYGEEDGRVSPWHFTGRHSGDRERRALPVRIAVGDGEGEVQAVLHGYGIAQLPRWLVQRHLDQGTLREVLPALATDGLPMNLVWLKRREGLPKVRALRDLLIARLTPDGTT; from the coding sequence ATGTTTTCACCAGACCGGCTAAAGGGTATTCATGTGTTTGTCAGCGTGGCGGATGGCGGCAGTTTTGCGGCGGCGGCGGAGCGGCTGAACCTGACGCCCTCGGCGGTCAGTAAGAGCGTCGCCCGGCTGGAGGCGCGGCTGGGCAAGACGCTGTTCCAGCGCACCACCCGCACCCTCGCCCTGACCGAGGCTGGCACGCGCTACTACCGCACCTGCGCGGCGGTGCTGGCGGAGTTGGAGGCGGCGGAGCTGGCGCTGACGGCAGAAGATCGCGAGCCGCATGGCCGGGTGCGCATCGACCTGCCGGCCTCCTATGGCCGATTGCATGTGCTGCCACTGATTTTGGCGTTCGCGCAGCGCTATCCACGGCTCCAGCCGCACATCTCCTTTACCGATCGCTTTGTCGATCCGGTGCAGGAGGACATTGATATCGTGGTGCGCATCGGCGGGCCAGATGCCTGGCCAGCGGCGCTCGGCCACCGCTTTTTTGGCGCGCAGCGGCTGGTGTTCTGCGCCTCGCCCGCCTATCTGGCGCAGCATGGCACGCCGCTGAGTGCGCGCGATCTGGCGCAACACCACTGCGTCGGGTATGGCGAGGAGGATGGCCGCGTCAGCCCCTGGCACTTCACCGGCCGCCACAGCGGCGACCGCGAGCGGCGCGCGCTGCCGGTGCGCATCGCGGTCGGGGATGGCGAGGGGGAGGTGCAGGCAGTGCTGCACGGCTACGGCATCGCGCAGTTGCCGCGCTGGCTGGTGCAGCGCCACCTGGATCAGGGAACGCTGCGGGAGGTGCTGCCAGCGCTGGCCACTGATGGCCTGCCGATGAATCTGGTGTGGCTAAAGCGCCGTGAGGGGCTGCCCAAGGTGCGGGCGCTGCGCGATCTGCTGATCGCCCGCCTGACGCCCGACGGCACCACCTGA
- a CDS encoding alkene reductase, giving the protein MSDLFSPFMLGNTRLANRIVMAPMTRSRAPEDIATEQIALYYAQRATAGLIITEGTPISREGQGYLFNPGIFSPAQIAGWKLTTDSVHSVGGKIFAQLWHVGRVSHTSLQKNGAAPVSSTATPAANSSAFAYDEQGKPGFVPASAPRALSTDEVGRVVEDFAQAAANAREAGFDGVELHGANGYLLEQFLNPKVNDRQDRYGAQTLENRLRFVFEVVDAVCARIGADRVGIRLSPYGQLSDMPLYPEIDETYTALCAGLAQRGIAYVHVMDQTNFFFNADDAEAKADAIKNLLRTCRQTLGDTPLILAGDLTLARAQARVDEGLIDLPAFGQPYIANPDLVARLKHGWPLAKPDRDTYYGGSAEGYIDYPPYQPA; this is encoded by the coding sequence ATGAGTGACCTCTTCAGCCCCTTCATGCTGGGTAACACCCGTCTCGCCAACCGGATTGTGATGGCCCCGATGACCCGTTCACGCGCGCCGGAGGACATCGCCACGGAGCAGATCGCCCTCTACTATGCGCAGCGTGCCACCGCCGGGCTGATTATCACCGAGGGTACGCCGATCTCCCGCGAGGGGCAGGGCTACCTGTTCAATCCCGGCATCTTCTCCCCGGCACAGATCGCTGGCTGGAAGCTGACCACCGACTCGGTGCACAGCGTGGGTGGCAAAATCTTCGCCCAGCTCTGGCACGTGGGCCGCGTCTCCCACACCTCCCTCCAGAAAAATGGCGCGGCACCGGTTAGCTCGACCGCCACGCCCGCGGCCAACTCCTCGGCCTTTGCCTATGATGAACAGGGCAAGCCGGGCTTCGTGCCCGCCTCCGCCCCACGCGCGCTCTCCACTGATGAGGTAGGCCGGGTGGTGGAAGATTTCGCCCAGGCAGCCGCCAACGCACGTGAGGCTGGCTTTGACGGCGTGGAACTGCACGGGGCCAATGGTTATCTGCTCGAGCAGTTCCTCAACCCGAAGGTCAATGACCGGCAGGATCGCTACGGCGCGCAAACGCTGGAGAATCGCCTGCGCTTCGTGTTTGAGGTGGTGGACGCCGTCTGCGCCCGCATCGGCGCTGACCGGGTGGGCATCCGCCTCTCCCCCTACGGGCAGCTCTCGGACATGCCGCTCTACCCGGAGATTGATGAAACCTACACCGCCCTGTGCGCCGGGCTGGCGCAGCGCGGCATCGCCTATGTGCATGTGATGGACCAGACCAACTTTTTCTTCAACGCCGATGACGCCGAAGCCAAGGCCGACGCGATCAAAAACCTGCTGCGCACCTGTCGGCAGACGCTGGGCGACACGCCGCTGATTCTGGCGGGCGACCTGACGCTGGCGCGCGCGCAGGCGCGGGTGGATGAGGGGCTGATCGATCTGCCAGCCTTCGGCCAGCCCTACATTGCCAACCCGGATCTGGTGGCGCGGCTGAAACATGGCTGGCCGCTGGCGAAGCCGGATCGCGACACCTACTACGGCGGCTCGGCAGAGGGTTACATCGACTATCCGCCCTACCAACCGGCCTGA
- a CDS encoding EthD domain-containing protein: MSQDKFRDLERSDMLQRPPVGQTQPGGNQPLIVTPTFVLRSDATPWQDRPHDAGSSVDRHGQEVTQPDRHADRLALEPDPNLAFEHWDEYWRKVHGPKFAYAGPETQNDSVLRYDQVHRLASGPSSGFRPPYRAMVGADGRLVADPAARVPAYRRPSWDGFAYIAYGSEEAVTATLDQEQYAKRIIADEQTVFRKVSRELAREYILIPSARHRDPFSLVKIHIRRPHLTREAFQQRWLHQHADEVMAKPETQEYVRRYAQLHPFAMTQPDEEGAKIDGISVFSFSSLNDVEDYLATEAWAAIEQAEAEIADPDASEFWTAVNYSVINRLAPEQATAR; the protein is encoded by the coding sequence ATGAGCCAGGATAAATTCCGCGATTTGGAGCGCTCGGACATGTTGCAGCGGCCACCGGTGGGGCAGACCCAACCGGGCGGCAACCAGCCGCTGATTGTCACGCCGACCTTTGTGCTGCGCAGCGACGCCACGCCCTGGCAGGATCGGCCGCACGATGCGGGATCGTCGGTCGATCGCCACGGCCAGGAGGTGACGCAGCCGGATCGGCACGCCGATCGGCTGGCGCTGGAGCCGGATCCAAACCTGGCCTTCGAGCACTGGGACGAATATTGGCGCAAAGTGCACGGCCCCAAATTCGCCTATGCCGGGCCAGAGACGCAAAACGATAGTGTGCTGCGCTACGATCAAGTGCACCGGCTGGCCTCCGGCCCCTCCTCCGGGTTCCGCCCGCCCTACCGGGCGATGGTGGGTGCGGATGGCCGGCTGGTGGCCGATCCGGCGGCGCGGGTGCCGGCCTATCGCCGCCCGTCATGGGATGGCTTTGCCTACATCGCCTATGGCTCGGAGGAGGCGGTCACCGCCACCCTTGATCAGGAGCAATACGCCAAACGCATCATCGCCGATGAGCAGACGGTGTTCCGCAAAGTGAGCCGCGAACTGGCGCGGGAGTACATCCTGATCCCGAGCGCCCGGCACCGCGACCCCTTCAGTCTGGTGAAGATCCACATTCGCCGGCCGCACCTGACGCGTGAGGCGTTCCAACAGCGCTGGCTGCACCAGCACGCCGATGAGGTGATGGCGAAGCCGGAGACGCAGGAGTATGTGCGCCGCTACGCCCAGTTGCACCCGTTTGCCATGACCCAGCCGGATGAGGAGGGGGCGAAAATCGATGGCATCAGCGTCTTCTCGTTCAGTTCGCTGAATGACGTGGAGGATTACCTTGCCACCGAGGCGTGGGCGGCGATTGAACAGGCCGAGGCGGAGATCGCTGACCCGGACGCCTCAGAGTTCTGGACAGCGGTCAACTACAGCGTCATCAACCGGTTGGCCCCTGAGCAAGCCACCGCCCGTTAG
- a CDS encoding LysR family transcriptional regulator: MLKENFSDLISLMVIAREGSFTRAAAKLGVSQSALSHAIRGLETRLGIRLLTRTTRSVAPTVAGEQLITSISPHLTGIEEQLVQLREMRDRPAGTIRLNAGEHALQSVIWPALGSFVRDYPDVNVEVVVDNALTDIVSGRYDAGIRLGEQVAKDMVAVRIGPDIRMVVVGSPDYFARHGKPETPQALQQHNCINLRLPTLGGLYAWEFKQGEQALRVRVEGQLTFSSLPTRIQAAVAGLGLAFLPEDSVQQELADGRLELALEAWCDTFPGYYLYYPSRKQHTLAFTKLIEALRYPR, translated from the coding sequence ATGTTAAAAGAGAATTTCAGCGATCTTATCTCCTTGATGGTCATCGCCCGCGAAGGCAGTTTTACCCGCGCGGCCGCCAAGCTGGGCGTCTCCCAATCCGCCCTGAGCCATGCGATCCGTGGGCTGGAGACGCGGCTGGGCATCCGCCTGCTGACCCGCACCACCCGCAGCGTCGCGCCGACCGTCGCGGGCGAACAGCTCATCACGAGCATCAGCCCGCACCTGACCGGCATTGAGGAGCAGCTGGTGCAGTTGCGTGAAATGCGCGACCGCCCGGCGGGCACCATCCGCCTTAACGCGGGCGAGCACGCGCTGCAATCGGTGATCTGGCCGGCGCTTGGCTCTTTTGTGCGCGACTACCCGGACGTCAACGTCGAGGTGGTGGTGGACAATGCCCTGACCGACATCGTCAGCGGCCGCTATGACGCGGGCATCCGGTTGGGTGAGCAGGTGGCGAAAGATATGGTGGCGGTGCGCATCGGCCCCGACATCCGCATGGTGGTGGTTGGATCACCTGACTATTTCGCCCGCCACGGCAAACCCGAAACGCCGCAGGCGTTGCAACAACACAACTGCATCAACCTGCGCCTGCCGACGCTCGGCGGGCTGTATGCGTGGGAGTTCAAGCAGGGCGAGCAGGCGCTGCGCGTGCGGGTCGAGGGGCAACTGACCTTCAGCAGCCTGCCGACGCGCATTCAGGCGGCGGTGGCCGGACTGGGACTGGCGTTCCTGCCGGAAGACAGCGTACAGCAGGAGCTGGCCGATGGCCGGCTGGAACTGGCGCTGGAGGCATGGTGCGACACCTTCCCCGGCTACTACCTCTACTATCCCAGCCGCAAACAGCACACCCTGGCCTTCACCAAACTGATTGAGGCGCTGCGCTACCCGCGTTAA
- a CDS encoding aldo/keto reductase yields the protein MKTRTLGNSGLAVSALGLGCMGLSYGYGPATDKQQAIALIRAAVDRGVTFFDTAEVYGPFINEEVVGEALAPVRDRVVIASKFGFDLPQPDNRQVLNSQPAHIRQAVEGSLKRLKVECLDLLYQHRVDPAVPIEEVAETVKALIKEGKVKHFGLSEAGAQTIRRAHAVQPVAALQSEYSLWWREPEQEILPLLEELGIGFVPFSPLGKGFLTGAIAADTQFDASDFRNVVPRFAQEAREANQALVDALKTVAAQQNVTPAQIALAWLLAQKPWIVPIPGTTKLHRLEENLGATEITLNAADLRQIEQALAAIRVVGDRYPEEMQKRVGR from the coding sequence ATGAAAACACGTACATTGGGCAACAGCGGCCTGGCCGTTTCGGCACTAGGGTTAGGCTGCATGGGGCTGAGTTATGGCTACGGGCCAGCCACCGACAAACAGCAGGCGATCGCCCTGATCCGCGCGGCGGTCGATCGCGGCGTCACCTTCTTCGACACCGCCGAGGTTTACGGCCCCTTCATTAATGAAGAGGTGGTGGGCGAGGCGCTGGCACCGGTGCGTGACCGGGTGGTGATCGCCAGTAAATTTGGCTTCGATCTGCCGCAGCCGGATAACCGACAGGTGCTCAACAGCCAGCCAGCGCACATCCGACAGGCGGTGGAGGGGAGCCTCAAACGCCTCAAGGTGGAGTGTCTGGATCTGCTCTACCAGCACCGCGTTGACCCGGCCGTGCCGATCGAAGAGGTGGCGGAGACGGTGAAAGCGCTGATCAAAGAGGGCAAGGTCAAGCATTTCGGCCTCTCTGAGGCGGGGGCGCAGACCATTCGCCGGGCGCACGCCGTGCAGCCAGTGGCGGCGTTGCAGAGTGAGTATTCGCTCTGGTGGCGCGAGCCGGAGCAGGAGATCCTGCCGCTGCTGGAGGAGCTGGGCATCGGCTTTGTGCCCTTCAGCCCGCTCGGCAAGGGCTTCCTCACCGGGGCGATTGCCGCCGACACCCAATTTGATGCCAGTGACTTCCGCAACGTGGTGCCGCGCTTTGCGCAGGAGGCGCGCGAGGCCAATCAGGCGTTGGTCGATGCGCTAAAAACGGTGGCCGCGCAGCAAAACGTCACCCCGGCGCAGATCGCGTTGGCGTGGCTGCTGGCCCAGAAACCCTGGATTGTGCCGATCCCCGGCACCACCAAACTGCATCGGCTGGAGGAGAACCTCGGCGCGACGGAGATTACGCTCAATGCAGCAGATCTGCGCCAGATCGAGCAGGCGCTGGCTGCCATCCGGGTGGTGGGCGACCGTTATCCCGAGGAGATGCAAAAACGGGTAGGGCGTTAA
- a CDS encoding siderophore-interacting protein: MQQTSTPRAVNYPTRVRNELVFREITVKQVTTVAGCFRRVVFQGDQLAGFTSAGFDDHIKMFFPDPATGELRLPTVTAEGIDWGDGPRPPNRDYTPLQFDAVRNELTIDFFIHAQGVASDWAATAKPGDRLAMGGPRGSLVVPESYAHQIYVCDESGLPALRRRLAMVAAHGGKPSLTVLAFVSQPEAKTYLDDAPDVQCEWLVAAEGATADTLAERVRALTLPAEDYFIWLTGEGEIVKGLSDHVLAQGTDPALVRAVAYWHAK; encoded by the coding sequence ATGCAGCAAACTTCCACACCGCGCGCCGTCAACTACCCGACCCGTGTCCGCAACGAGCTGGTTTTCCGTGAGATTACCGTCAAGCAGGTGACCACGGTGGCTGGCTGCTTCCGCCGCGTGGTCTTTCAGGGCGATCAGCTGGCGGGCTTTACCTCGGCTGGCTTTGATGACCACATCAAAATGTTCTTCCCAGATCCTGCGACCGGCGAACTGCGCCTGCCTACCGTCACGGCGGAGGGGATCGACTGGGGCGATGGCCCACGCCCACCGAACCGCGACTACACGCCGTTGCAGTTTGACGCGGTGCGCAACGAGCTGACCATCGACTTCTTCATCCATGCGCAGGGCGTGGCGAGCGACTGGGCCGCGACCGCCAAGCCGGGCGACCGACTGGCGATGGGTGGCCCGCGCGGTTCGCTGGTAGTGCCGGAGAGCTACGCCCACCAGATCTACGTCTGTGACGAGAGCGGCCTGCCAGCGCTGCGCCGCCGACTGGCGATGGTGGCGGCCCACGGCGGCAAGCCGTCGTTGACGGTGCTGGCGTTTGTCAGCCAGCCAGAGGCCAAAACCTATCTGGACGACGCGCCGGACGTGCAGTGCGAGTGGCTGGTGGCCGCCGAGGGCGCGACAGCCGATACTCTGGCGGAACGGGTGCGCGCGCTCACCTTGCCAGCGGAGGATTACTTCATCTGGCTCACCGGTGAGGGCGAGATTGTGAAGGGCCTGAGCGACCACGTTCTGGCGCAGGGCACCGATCCGGCGCTGGTGCGCGCCGTCGCGTACTGGCACGCCAAATAA
- a CDS encoding PadR family transcriptional regulator: MILSILQSRAAHGYEVIKSIEELSKGEYTPSAGVIYPNLTLMEEMGYITASDQQAGKKAYALTAAGQAQLTEHQTVLAAAVGRLHALAVLANNRARPEVQQAINNIRSALNTRLSKEAVSEETLHTIIDALERATRAIERS, encoded by the coding sequence ATGATCCTTTCCATTCTGCAAAGCCGGGCGGCCCACGGCTATGAGGTGATTAAATCCATCGAGGAGTTGTCGAAGGGGGAATATACGCCGAGCGCCGGGGTTATTTACCCTAACCTGACCCTGATGGAGGAGATGGGATATATCACGGCCAGCGATCAGCAGGCGGGCAAAAAAGCCTATGCGCTGACGGCGGCGGGGCAGGCACAGCTAACGGAGCACCAGACAGTGCTGGCGGCGGCGGTTGGCCGCCTACATGCGCTGGCGGTGCTGGCAAATAATCGCGCGCGGCCCGAGGTGCAACAGGCGATCAATAATATCCGTTCGGCGCTTAACACCCGTCTCTCGAAAGAGGCCGTCTCAGAAGAGACGCTGCATACCATTATTGACGCGCTGGAGCGCGCCACCCGCGCCATCGAGCGCAGCTAA